Proteins encoded in a region of the Methanobacterium sp. Maddingley MBC34 genome:
- a CDS encoding orc1/cdc6 family replication initiation protein (PFAM: ATPase family associated with various cellular activities (AAA); CDC6, C terminal~TIGRFAM: orc1/cdc6 family replication initiation protein), which produces MNIFEELGEKNSVFKCKKFLDHRFLPDNLPHREDQIKSVAKYWVEALKNVTPPDVTVYGKTGTGKTAVAKFAKKQLDQISKEKNVNIRVEYIRCTDFTTEYQVIARLCQQMGQDVPYRGWTKAEVINAFRNLFKKNVFGSDLILIIILDEIDILLKNDGDGLLYTLTRTDNVSIASISNFVDFKQFIKPRVRSSLRDREIVFPPYNAQQLVDILQERSKLSFNDGVLYDEVIPLCAALAAKEEGDARYALDLLRTSGELADEKSTDMVHEEYVREAKDQIEHNKVTDIVMTLPSQQQKVLESLIFLTKRKEEITSGRLYDVYKDITKGDSVSYRRIFDFINELEMLGLISTKTVSRGRGKGRTNLITLQCDMGLLEDAMWSG; this is translated from the coding sequence ATGAATATTTTTGAGGAATTGGGCGAAAAAAATTCGGTATTTAAATGTAAAAAGTTTCTGGACCATAGATTTTTACCTGATAATCTTCCTCATCGTGAAGATCAGATCAAATCCGTGGCTAAATATTGGGTTGAAGCATTGAAAAATGTAACGCCTCCTGATGTTACTGTTTATGGTAAGACTGGTACCGGAAAAACTGCAGTGGCTAAATTTGCTAAGAAGCAGCTGGACCAGATTTCCAAGGAAAAAAACGTTAATATTCGGGTAGAATACATTCGTTGCACGGATTTTACCACGGAATATCAAGTCATTGCTCGTTTATGCCAGCAAATGGGTCAAGATGTTCCTTACAGAGGGTGGACTAAGGCAGAAGTGATAAATGCATTCCGTAACCTTTTCAAGAAAAACGTCTTTGGCAGTGATCTGATTTTAATTATAATACTGGATGAAATTGATATTTTGTTGAAAAATGATGGTGATGGTTTACTTTACACGCTTACCAGGACTGATAATGTTTCCATAGCATCCATTAGTAATTTCGTGGACTTTAAACAGTTCATCAAACCCCGAGTGCGCAGCAGTCTCCGTGACCGAGAGATTGTCTTCCCCCCATACAATGCCCAGCAACTGGTTGACATTCTACAAGAACGTTCTAAATTATCCTTCAACGATGGAGTGTTGTATGATGAAGTCATACCTCTCTGTGCAGCACTAGCCGCTAAAGAAGAAGGTGATGCCAGGTATGCATTGGATTTACTTCGAACTTCCGGTGAATTAGCTGATGAAAAGAGTACAGACATGGTTCACGAGGAATATGTACGGGAGGCCAAGGATCAAATTGAACATAACAAAGTCACTGATATTGTAATGACCCTTCCCAGTCAGCAGCAGAAGGTTCTAGAATCACTGATATTCTTAACCAAACGTAAAGAGGAAATAACCTCTGGAAGACTTTACGATGTTTACAAAGATATAACCAAGGGAGATTCCGTATCATACCGAAGAATATTTGATTTTATTAATGAATTAGAGATGTTAGGACTTATATCTACAAAAACAGTATCAAGAGGTAGAGGTAAGGGAAGAACAAATCTTATCACCCTGCAATGTGATATGGGGCTATTGGAAGATGCCATGTGGAGTGGTTAA